In Mytilus edulis chromosome 7, xbMytEdul2.2, whole genome shotgun sequence, a single genomic region encodes these proteins:
- the LOC139481973 gene encoding embryonic protein UVS.2-like has protein sequence MSGFKVTTEESAYIEFVSDGISASTEKGFDMKIISGHDFAGSACGSSVNLTATSNPQYISSPYFPELYTTDRDCQWIIQTTLGRVMLNLLFMDIEVDGSCQYDYLKVADEGYSLKLCEEKYWSEITYVSNGTSITVDFHSDDAYQKQGFILSYQQTILPCSYCTANITRPLYMLTYILAFCLTYNKL, from the exons ATGAGTGGATTCAAGGTAACAACAGAGGAATCGgcatatattgaatttgtatcAGACGGTATATCTGCATCTACTGAAAAAGGATTTGACATGAAAATAATAAGTGGTCATGATTTTG CAGGATCAGCATGTGGCTCATCGGTCAATCTCACTGCAACCAGCAATCCACAATATATTTCTTCCCCTTACTTCCCTGAATTGTATACCAC CGATAGAGACTGCCAATGGATAATACAGACTACATTAGGAAGAGTTATGTTAAACCTTTTGTTCATGGACATTGAAGTGGACGGATCCTGCCAGTATGATTACCTTAAAGTTGCAGATG AGGGATATAGTCTAAAGTTATGTGAGGAAAAATATTGGTCGGAGATAACATATGTCTCGAATGGGACGTCCATAACAGTCGATTTCCATAGCGACGATGCGTATCAAAAACAAGGATTTATATTATCGTACCAACAGACAA tTTTACCATGCTCATACTGCACAGCAAATATTACAAGACCACTTTATATGTTAACATACATCTTGGCATTTTGTCTCACATATAACAAACTATGA